From the genome of Brassica napus cultivar Da-Ae unplaced genomic scaffold, Da-Ae ScsIHWf_55;HRSCAF=95, whole genome shotgun sequence, one region includes:
- the LOC106434389 gene encoding uncharacterized protein LOC106434389, with protein sequence MVTLHRFMISGPPEFLNNCIEADEEATARDAEHAKRLTCKKKKAKPKGVVVEAKPQLVGIHERVRNDIDEPPPSSENGEKRISTATNPNAEEAADLLRMCLQCGVPKTYTSARGMVCPVCGDRPLPDSDAKKRGSAIKDKEKSKRMRGQSSHASWKSETEMQLRQHFN encoded by the exons ATGGTTACATTACATAGGTTTATG ATATCAGGGCCACCTGAGTTTCTAAACAACTGTATAGAAGCTGATGAAGAAGCTACAGCTAGAGATGCTGAGCACGCTAAGCGTCTTACCTGCAAAAAGAAGAAAGCTAAACCTAAAG GTGTTGTCGTGGAAGCAAAACCTCAACTAGTAGGGATCCATGAGAGAGTAAGAAACGATATCGATGAACCACCACCATCTTCAGAGAATGGTGAGAAGCGGATATCTACTGCAACCAATCCTAATGCAGAAGAAGCTGCAGATCTCTTAAG GATGTGTCTGCAATGTGGAGTGCCGAAAACATATACAAGCGCGAGAGGGATGGTATGCCCGGTTTGTGGTGACCGGCCGTTACCGGACTCGGACGCCAAGAAGAGAGGCTCTGCGATCAAAGATAAAGAGAAGAGCAAAAGAATGAGAGGACAATCCTCTCACGCTTCTTGGAAAAGTGAAACCGAGATGCAACTAAGGCAACATTTCAATTAG
- the LOC106434388 gene encoding uncharacterized protein LOC106434388, with the protein MVWYGYCDDEPDTFISFEPVFTDTQHNLKNPNFSFVFDFELVYRRAPEPNSDSDSDEDLYNLETRILRQTHEFDRDWLIGGDREQIQANVFQILEMIQVPSYSDIVYTLTFKIFDLKKRESESDSPEIERIRVGIDVIVPRFPGANDDV; encoded by the coding sequence ATGGTTTGGTATGGGTACTGCGACGACGAACCCGACACCTTCATCTCCTTCGAACCAGTCTTCACCGACACTCAACATAACCTAAAAAACCCTAACTTCTCCTTTGTCTTCGATTTCGAATTGGTTTACAGGCGAGCCCCCGAACCAAACTCTGATTCAGATTCAGACGAAGATCTATACAATTTAGAAACTCGAATCCTTCGTCAAACCCACGAGTTCGATAGAGATTGGCTCATCGGTGGCGATAGGGAGCAGATACAAGCCAACGTGTTTCAGATTCTTGAGATGATCCAAGTCCCTTCTTACTCTGACATTGTTTATACGTTAACTTTCAAAATCTTTGATTTAAAGAAGCGCGAGTCCGAGTCTGATTCGCCGGAGATTGAGAGGATACGAGTCGGGATTGATGTTATCGTCCCGAGGTTTCCCGGTGCTAACGATGACGTTTGA